From the genome of Acropora palmata chromosome 4, jaAcrPala1.3, whole genome shotgun sequence, one region includes:
- the LOC141878948 gene encoding uncharacterized protein LOC141878948 isoform X2: protein MQTTTDELPSTVETEEEYLKEALIVEPTTSPPVVDEMQTTTDELPSTVETEEEYLKEALIVEPTTSPPVVDEMQTKTDEIPSTVETEEDYLKETLTVEPTTSLPVVDEMQTTTDELPSTFETKEEYLKEALIVEPIASLPVVDEMQTTTDEIPSTADTEEECFLEPWTVVSIMSLSSDDEMESMSDEESSTVETAEKCPKETSTVESTASIPVAVGEMENLTDEVPSPGNAEQECLKDPLTVEPTTSAPVFDEMDNYAADAVCKVPDFEEDIAELKVHKEGLQEQLYQVWRY, encoded by the exons ATGCAAACTACGACAGATGAACTACCCAGCACAGTTGAAACTGAAGAAGAATACCTCAAAGAGGCCTTGATTGTGGAGCCCACAACATCACCTCCAGTCGTGGATGAAATGCAAACTACGACAGATGAACTACCCAGCACAGTTGAAACTGAAGAAGAATACCTCAAAGAGGCCTTGATTGTGGAGCCCACAACATCACCTCCAGTCGTGGATGAAATGCAAACTAAGACAGATGAAATACCCAGCACAGTTGAAACTGAAGAAGACTACCTCAAAGAGACCTTGACTGTGGAGCCCACAACATCACTTCCAGTCGTGGATGAAATGCAAACTACGACAGATGAACTACCCAGCACATTTGAAACTAAAGAAGAATACCTCAAAGAGGCCTTGATTGTGGAGCCCATAGCATCACTTCCAGTCGTGGATGAAATGCAAACTACGACAGATGAAATACCCAGCACAGCTGATACTGAAGAAGAGTGCTTTTTAGAGCCCTGGACTGTCGTGTCCATTATGTCACTTTCAAGCGACGATGAAATGGAAAGTATGTCAGATGAAGAATCCAGCACAGTTGAAACTGCAGAAAAGTGTCCTAAAGAGACCTCAACTGTGGAGTCCACAGCATCAATTCCTGTCGCGGTGggtgaaatggaaaatttgacAGATGAAGTACCAAGTCCTGGTAACGCTGAACAAGAATGCCTTAAAGATCCCTTGACTGTGGAGCCAACCACATCAGCTCCAGTCTTTGATGAAATGGATAATTATGCAGCAGATGCGGTTTGCAAGGTACCTGACTTTGAAGAGGACATAGCGGAACTCAAAGTACACAAAGAAGGCCTTCAAGAACAGTTATATCAG GTCTGGAGATACTGA
- the LOC141878948 gene encoding uncharacterized protein LOC141878948 isoform X1, with the protein MQTTTDELPSTVETEEEYLKEALIVEPTTSPPVVDEMQTTTDELPSTVETEEEYLKEALIVEPTTSPPVVDEMQTKTDEIPSTVETEEDYLKETLTVEPTTSLPVVDEMQTTTDELPSTFETKEEYLKEALIVEPIASLPVVDEMQTTTDEIPSTADTEEECFLEPWTVVSIMSLSSDDEMESMSDEESSTVETAEKCPKETSTVESTASIPVAVGEMENLTDEVPSPGNAEQECLKDPLTVEPTTSAPVFDEMDNYAADAVCKVPDFEEDIAELKVHKEGLQEQLYQRVWPVH; encoded by the exons ATGCAAACTACGACAGATGAACTACCCAGCACAGTTGAAACTGAAGAAGAATACCTCAAAGAGGCCTTGATTGTGGAGCCCACAACATCACCTCCAGTCGTGGATGAAATGCAAACTACGACAGATGAACTACCCAGCACAGTTGAAACTGAAGAAGAATACCTCAAAGAGGCCTTGATTGTGGAGCCCACAACATCACCTCCAGTCGTGGATGAAATGCAAACTAAGACAGATGAAATACCCAGCACAGTTGAAACTGAAGAAGACTACCTCAAAGAGACCTTGACTGTGGAGCCCACAACATCACTTCCAGTCGTGGATGAAATGCAAACTACGACAGATGAACTACCCAGCACATTTGAAACTAAAGAAGAATACCTCAAAGAGGCCTTGATTGTGGAGCCCATAGCATCACTTCCAGTCGTGGATGAAATGCAAACTACGACAGATGAAATACCCAGCACAGCTGATACTGAAGAAGAGTGCTTTTTAGAGCCCTGGACTGTCGTGTCCATTATGTCACTTTCAAGCGACGATGAAATGGAAAGTATGTCAGATGAAGAATCCAGCACAGTTGAAACTGCAGAAAAGTGTCCTAAAGAGACCTCAACTGTGGAGTCCACAGCATCAATTCCTGTCGCGGTGggtgaaatggaaaatttgacAGATGAAGTACCAAGTCCTGGTAACGCTGAACAAGAATGCCTTAAAGATCCCTTGACTGTGGAGCCAACCACATCAGCTCCAGTCTTTGATGAAATGGATAATTATGCAGCAGATGCGGTTTGCAAGGTACCTGACTTTGAAGAGGACATAGCGGAACTCAAAGTACACAAAGAAGGCCTTCAAGAACAGTTATATCAG AGAGTTTGGCCGGTGCACTGA
- the LOC141879537 gene encoding uncharacterized protein LOC141879537, producing MKFCKGDGPSLESESGNQMGEHYYCSESKIHADRIYGLDHAFHCPYVTLQERQQMVLKGRLGLQRSLALRPKPFANLKKEDLKVEVMAKGLQVDDEKKEYYQKAHTSELTEQCRVLAVLFNAPKTTLQDFGVRTPYPCFQRRSISHSRVQGLINYWQKENKRAFDLRCLIIRISSQLRGKAPLKVQQLIDTLVQMAEILHKPDKDRSLCLILRYHNLSFNQAILFLEVIGNQPVALTWRKLYGKYYHGLIGHAPIQLQIISGESSNAEDEERYFNSIRGITRETSSRYPGEIQATACSHREVCDAKHRQ from the exons ATGAAGTTTTGTAAGGGTGATGGTCCATCCTTAGAATCTGAAAGTGGTAACCAAATGGGTGAACATTATTATTGCTCTGAAAGCAAGATTCATGCTGATCGCATATATGGGCTTGACCATGCATTTCACTGTCCCTACGTAACTCTACAAGAAAGACAGCAAATGGTGTTGAAAGGGAGACTTGGCCTTCAAAGATCACTTGCACTGCGCCCTAAACcatttgcaaatttgaaaaaagaagattTGAAAGTGGAAGTTATGGCAAAAGGATTACAAGTTGATGATGAGAAGAAAGAATATTATCAGAAGGCCCATACATCAGAACTGACAGAACAGTGCAGAGTACTAGCAGTATTATTCAATGCTCCAAAAACCACACTTCAAGATTTTGGTGTCA GAACTCCCTATCCATGTTTCCAAAGACGTAGCATCAGTCATTCAAGAGTGCAAGGACTTATAAACTactggcaaaaagaaaataaaagagcCTTTGACCTTCGCTGTCTCATAATCAGAATATCTTCTCAGTTACGTGGAAAAGCCCCCTTGAAAGTTCAGCAGCTCATTGACACCCTTGTCCAGATGGCAGAGATTCTGCACAAACCTGATAAAGACAGAAGTCTATGTTTGATCCTCAGATATCACAACCTAAGTTTCAATCAAGCTATTCTCTTCCTAGAGGTTATTGGTAATCAGCCAGTCGCATTGACCTGGCGCAAATTGTATGGCAAGTACTACCATGGTTTGATAGGACATGCCCCAATCCAACTGCAAATTATCAGTGGAGAGTCAAGTAATGCTGAAGACGAAGAGAGATATTTTAACAGCATAAGAGGCATCACCAGGGAAACTTCATCCAGATATCCTGGCGAAATCCAAGCTACTGCATGTAGTCATCGAGAGGTCTGTGATGCAAAGCATCGGCAGTGA
- the LOC141878947 gene encoding uncharacterized protein LOC141878947 isoform X4, whose protein sequence is MARKRYEQKKSRKQKKNDDNKNNEAIVDEITSALNPPRIITEKSSHSEPVSNKIHNKKEAETIKQEMDKQSRKKTLQPSQSLPGMDNMENTRRKRPNLVETEEECIKTTSTAEPTTSASTVDEMERTRDTVPTPVETEEDYLKQTLTVEPTTSLPVVDEIQTTTDEIPSTVETEEEYLKETLTVEPTTSPPVVDEMQTTTDELPSTVETKEEYLKETLTVEPTTSPPVVDEMQTTTDELPSTVETEEEYLKEALIVEPTTSPPVVDEMQTTTDELPSTVETEEEYLKETLTVEPTTSLPVVDEMQTTTDELPSTVETKEEYVKEAFYWGAHNITSSRG, encoded by the exons ATGGCGAGGAAGCG ATATGAacagaaaaaatcaagaaaacagaagaaaaatgaCGATAACAAGAACAATGAAGCAATCGTTGATGAG ATTACTTCAGCACTGAACCCCCCAAGGATAATAACAGAGAAATCTTCACACTCTGAACctgtttcaaataaaatacataACAAGAAAGAAGCAGAAACAATTAAACAAGAGATGGACAAACAAAGTCGCAAGAAGACTCTCCAGCCCTCGCAATCACTCCCAGGCATGGATAACATGGAAAATACCAGACGAAAAAGACCAAATCTTGTTGAAACAGAGGAAGAATGTATCAAGACGACCTCAACTGCAGAGCCCACCACATCAGCCTCAACCGTGGATGAAATGGAAAGAACGAGGGATACAGTACCAACTCCAGTTGAAACTGAAGAAGACTACCTCAAACAGACCTTGACTGTGGAGCCCACAACATCACTTCCAGTCGTGGATGAAATTCAAACTACGACGGATGAAATACCCAGCACAGTTGAAACTGAAGAAGAATACCTCAAAGAGACCTTGACTGTGGAGCCCACAACATCACCTCCAGTCGTGGATGAAATGCAAACTACGACAGATGAACTACCCAGCACAGTTGAAACTAAAGAAGAATACCTCAAAGAGACCTTGACTGTGGAGCCCACAACATCACCTCCAGTCGTGGATGAAATGCAAACTACGACAGATGAACTACCCAGCACAGTTGAAACTGAAGAAGAATACCTCAAAGAGGCCTTGATTGTGGAGCCCACAACATCACCTCCAGTCGTAGATGAAATGCAAACTACGACAGATGAACTACCCAGCACAGTTGAAACTGAAGAAGAATACCTCAAAGAGACCTTGACTGTGGAGCCCACAACATCACTTCCAGTCGTAGATGAAATGCAAACTACGACAGATGAACTACCCAGCACAGTTGAAACTAAAGAAGAATACGTGAAAGAGGCCTTTTATTGGGGAGCCCACAACATCACCTCCAGTCGTGGATGA
- the LOC141878947 gene encoding uncharacterized protein LOC141878947 isoform X1: MSRKLDRQIWNWKGFKSKKVDQEIGNEIFKKPENNERAKMEAELLSMHHGNVIFLRSLNESQYDGKVIDGEEAITSALNPPRIITEKSSHSEPVSNKIHNKKEAETIKQEMDKQSRKKTLQPSQSLPGMDNMENTRRKRPNLVETEEECIKTTSTAEPTTSASTVDEMERTRDTVPTPVETEEDYLKQTLTVEPTTSLPVVDEIQTTTDEIPSTVETEEEYLKETLTVEPTTSPPVVDEMQTTTDELPSTVETKEEYLKETLTVEPTTSPPVVDEMQTTTDELPSTVETEEEYLKEALIVEPTTSPPVVDEMQTTTDELPSTVETEEEYLKETLTVEPTTSLPVVDEMQTTTDELPSTVETKEEYVKEAFYWGAHNITSSRG, from the exons ATGTCGAGAAAACTCGACAGGCAGATTTGGAATTGGAAAGGTTTCAAGAGCAAAAAGGTTGATCA AGAAATCGGCAACGAAATCTTCAAGAAACCTGAAAACAATGAGCGAGCAAAGATGGAG GCCGAGCTCCTCAGCATGCATCATGGGAATGTGATATTCTTACG TTCTCTGAACGAGTCTCAGTATGACGGCAAAGTGATCGATGGCGAGGAAGCG ATTACTTCAGCACTGAACCCCCCAAGGATAATAACAGAGAAATCTTCACACTCTGAACctgtttcaaataaaatacataACAAGAAAGAAGCAGAAACAATTAAACAAGAGATGGACAAACAAAGTCGCAAGAAGACTCTCCAGCCCTCGCAATCACTCCCAGGCATGGATAACATGGAAAATACCAGACGAAAAAGACCAAATCTTGTTGAAACAGAGGAAGAATGTATCAAGACGACCTCAACTGCAGAGCCCACCACATCAGCCTCAACCGTGGATGAAATGGAAAGAACGAGGGATACAGTACCAACTCCAGTTGAAACTGAAGAAGACTACCTCAAACAGACCTTGACTGTGGAGCCCACAACATCACTTCCAGTCGTGGATGAAATTCAAACTACGACGGATGAAATACCCAGCACAGTTGAAACTGAAGAAGAATACCTCAAAGAGACCTTGACTGTGGAGCCCACAACATCACCTCCAGTCGTGGATGAAATGCAAACTACGACAGATGAACTACCCAGCACAGTTGAAACTAAAGAAGAATACCTCAAAGAGACCTTGACTGTGGAGCCCACAACATCACCTCCAGTCGTGGATGAAATGCAAACTACGACAGATGAACTACCCAGCACAGTTGAAACTGAAGAAGAATACCTCAAAGAGGCCTTGATTGTGGAGCCCACAACATCACCTCCAGTCGTAGATGAAATGCAAACTACGACAGATGAACTACCCAGCACAGTTGAAACTGAAGAAGAATACCTCAAAGAGACCTTGACTGTGGAGCCCACAACATCACTTCCAGTCGTAGATGAAATGCAAACTACGACAGATGAACTACCCAGCACAGTTGAAACTAAAGAAGAATACGTGAAAGAGGCCTTTTATTGGGGAGCCCACAACATCACCTCCAGTCGTGGATGA
- the LOC141878946 gene encoding E3 ubiquitin-protein ligase RNF14-like, which yields MNDEEMQADELLALASIYDERIFIQSSEEKGGQLNIFIDLPKPFQVKVRTRHILKGCRRQTDQEDKRGTKAAQKNDDYNFLEVLYLPPIVLNFRFPEDYPSKSPPLFTLSCKWLTVFQLSKLCKCLDKMWCEDGGEDVIMFRWLQFLQYDTLSILNIKSPFQVKSIRGWHHKKGRREGDKRAIQDVASYFNLVNTILEYDQEEKIRVFNNSYFACNVCFCEKLGSMCIEFKDCGHVFCVDCMCGYFKVQIEDGAVQALNCPSEKCESQALPSQVKQLVSPELFAKYDRFLLQYSLDGMSDVVYCPRPTCQTAVWLENESSMGVCSSCAFVFCAFCKHTYHGVSPCQFKDDDKQKLHDQYTTSSHAEKELMERRFGKRRLQQMVDEVVSEKWLCSNAKQCPNCKASIQKIDGCNKMTCIKCRAYFCWLCMATLSRSSPYQHFNAPESQCFNRLFEGVEDDDNGDDDDEDWWDL from the exons ATGAACGACGAAGAAATGCAAGCTGATGAACTGCTTGCTTTGGCTTCCATTTACGACGAGCGAATCTTTATTCAATCATCGGAAGAGAAAGGAGGCCAGCTTAATATTTTCATCGATTTACCAAAGCCTTTTCAGGTCAAAGTACGAACAAGGCACATTTTAAAAGGTTGTAGAAGACAAACGGATCAGGAGGACAAACGTGGCACCAAAGCAGCACAGAAGAATGATGATTACAACTTTCTCGAGGTGCTTTATCTTCCTCCAATCGTACTGAATTTCAGATTTCCAGAAGATTATCCTTCTAAGAGTCCTCCGTTGTTCACCCTATCCTGCAAGTGGCTGACTGTTTTTCAG CTGTCGAAACTCTGCAAATGCCTTGACAAAATGTGGTGTGAAGATGGTGGTGAGGACGTTATCATGTTCAGATGGCTGCAGTTTCTTCAATATGATACACTTTCTATACTCAACATAAAAAGCCCATTTCAAGTAAAGTCTATTAGAGGTTGGCATCACAAGAAAGGAAGAAGGGAAGGAGACAAAAGAGCTATTCAAGATGTGGCatcttattttaatttagtGAATACTATCTTGGAGTATGACCAAGAGGAGAAAATAAGAGTTTTTAACAACAGCTATTTTGCTTGTAATGTTTGCTTTTGTGAAAAGCTTGGATCTATGTGCATTGAATTCAAAGACTGTGGACATGTGTTTTGTGTAGATTGTATGTGTGGGTACTTTAAAGTTCAAATTGAGGATGGCGCAGTGCAAGCGCTGAACTGTCCGTCTGAAAAGTGTGAATCACAGGCCCTTCCATCACAAGTCAAACAACTTGTTAGTCCGGAATTATTTGCCAAGTATGATAGGTTTTTACTTCAGTATAGTCTTGATGGGATGTCTGATGTTGTGTATTGTCCCCGACCAACATGTCAGACTGCTGTATGGCTGGAAAACGAGTCATCAATGGGAGTTTGCTCATCATGTGCGTTTGTGTTTTGTGCATTTTGCAAGCACACTTATCATGGGGTTTCACCATGCCAGTTCAAAGATGATGACAAACAAAAGCTTCACGACCAATACACAACATCTTCACATGCAGAAAAGGAGTTGATGGAGAGGCGGTTTGGAAAGCGACGGCTGCAACAAATGGTAGATGAAGTGGTATCAGAAAAGTGGCTTTGTTCAAATGCCAAGCAGTGCCCCAACTGCAAAGCAAGCATACAAAAAATTGATGGTTGCAATAAAATGACTTGCATCAAATGCAGGGCTTACTTTTGCTGGTTGTGTATGGCTACACTTTCACGTAGTAGTCCATACCAACACTTCAATGCCCCTGAAAGCCAATGTTTTAACAGATTGTTTGAAGGTGTAGAGGATGATGAcaatggtgatgatgatgatgaggacTGGTGGGATTTGTAA
- the LOC141878947 gene encoding uncharacterized protein LOC141878947 isoform X3, with amino-acid sequence MARKRIFSLAFRYEQKKSRKQKKNDDNKNNEAIVDEITSALNPPRIITEKSSHSEPVSNKIHNKKEAETIKQEMDKQSRKKTLQPSQSLPGMDNMENTRRKRPNLVETEEECIKTTSTAEPTTSASTVDEMERTRDTVPTPVETEEDYLKQTLTVEPTTSLPVVDEIQTTTDEIPSTVETEEEYLKETLTVEPTTSPPVVDEMQTTTDELPSTVETKEEYLKETLTVEPTTSPPVVDEMQTTTDELPSTVETEEEYLKEALIVEPTTSPPVVDEMQTTTDELPSTVETEEEYLKETLTVEPTTSLPVVDEMQTTTDELPSTVETKEEYVKEAFYWGAHNITSSRG; translated from the exons ATGGCGAGGAAGCG CATTTTTTCCCTTGCCTTTAGATATGAacagaaaaaatcaagaaaacagaagaaaaatgaCGATAACAAGAACAATGAAGCAATCGTTGATGAG ATTACTTCAGCACTGAACCCCCCAAGGATAATAACAGAGAAATCTTCACACTCTGAACctgtttcaaataaaatacataACAAGAAAGAAGCAGAAACAATTAAACAAGAGATGGACAAACAAAGTCGCAAGAAGACTCTCCAGCCCTCGCAATCACTCCCAGGCATGGATAACATGGAAAATACCAGACGAAAAAGACCAAATCTTGTTGAAACAGAGGAAGAATGTATCAAGACGACCTCAACTGCAGAGCCCACCACATCAGCCTCAACCGTGGATGAAATGGAAAGAACGAGGGATACAGTACCAACTCCAGTTGAAACTGAAGAAGACTACCTCAAACAGACCTTGACTGTGGAGCCCACAACATCACTTCCAGTCGTGGATGAAATTCAAACTACGACGGATGAAATACCCAGCACAGTTGAAACTGAAGAAGAATACCTCAAAGAGACCTTGACTGTGGAGCCCACAACATCACCTCCAGTCGTGGATGAAATGCAAACTACGACAGATGAACTACCCAGCACAGTTGAAACTAAAGAAGAATACCTCAAAGAGACCTTGACTGTGGAGCCCACAACATCACCTCCAGTCGTGGATGAAATGCAAACTACGACAGATGAACTACCCAGCACAGTTGAAACTGAAGAAGAATACCTCAAAGAGGCCTTGATTGTGGAGCCCACAACATCACCTCCAGTCGTAGATGAAATGCAAACTACGACAGATGAACTACCCAGCACAGTTGAAACTGAAGAAGAATACCTCAAAGAGACCTTGACTGTGGAGCCCACAACATCACTTCCAGTCGTAGATGAAATGCAAACTACGACAGATGAACTACCCAGCACAGTTGAAACTAAAGAAGAATACGTGAAAGAGGCCTTTTATTGGGGAGCCCACAACATCACCTCCAGTCGTGGATGA
- the LOC141878947 gene encoding uncharacterized protein LOC141878947 isoform X2, producing MARKRSIFSLAFRYEQKKSRKQKKNDDNKNNEAIVDEITSALNPPRIITEKSSHSEPVSNKIHNKKEAETIKQEMDKQSRKKTLQPSQSLPGMDNMENTRRKRPNLVETEEECIKTTSTAEPTTSASTVDEMERTRDTVPTPVETEEDYLKQTLTVEPTTSLPVVDEIQTTTDEIPSTVETEEEYLKETLTVEPTTSPPVVDEMQTTTDELPSTVETKEEYLKETLTVEPTTSPPVVDEMQTTTDELPSTVETEEEYLKEALIVEPTTSPPVVDEMQTTTDELPSTVETEEEYLKETLTVEPTTSLPVVDEMQTTTDELPSTVETKEEYVKEAFYWGAHNITSSRG from the exons ATGGCGAGGAAGCG CAGCATTTTTTCCCTTGCCTTTAGATATGAacagaaaaaatcaagaaaacagaagaaaaatgaCGATAACAAGAACAATGAAGCAATCGTTGATGAG ATTACTTCAGCACTGAACCCCCCAAGGATAATAACAGAGAAATCTTCACACTCTGAACctgtttcaaataaaatacataACAAGAAAGAAGCAGAAACAATTAAACAAGAGATGGACAAACAAAGTCGCAAGAAGACTCTCCAGCCCTCGCAATCACTCCCAGGCATGGATAACATGGAAAATACCAGACGAAAAAGACCAAATCTTGTTGAAACAGAGGAAGAATGTATCAAGACGACCTCAACTGCAGAGCCCACCACATCAGCCTCAACCGTGGATGAAATGGAAAGAACGAGGGATACAGTACCAACTCCAGTTGAAACTGAAGAAGACTACCTCAAACAGACCTTGACTGTGGAGCCCACAACATCACTTCCAGTCGTGGATGAAATTCAAACTACGACGGATGAAATACCCAGCACAGTTGAAACTGAAGAAGAATACCTCAAAGAGACCTTGACTGTGGAGCCCACAACATCACCTCCAGTCGTGGATGAAATGCAAACTACGACAGATGAACTACCCAGCACAGTTGAAACTAAAGAAGAATACCTCAAAGAGACCTTGACTGTGGAGCCCACAACATCACCTCCAGTCGTGGATGAAATGCAAACTACGACAGATGAACTACCCAGCACAGTTGAAACTGAAGAAGAATACCTCAAAGAGGCCTTGATTGTGGAGCCCACAACATCACCTCCAGTCGTAGATGAAATGCAAACTACGACAGATGAACTACCCAGCACAGTTGAAACTGAAGAAGAATACCTCAAAGAGACCTTGACTGTGGAGCCCACAACATCACTTCCAGTCGTAGATGAAATGCAAACTACGACAGATGAACTACCCAGCACAGTTGAAACTAAAGAAGAATACGTGAAAGAGGCCTTTTATTGGGGAGCCCACAACATCACCTCCAGTCGTGGATGA
- the LOC141878945 gene encoding uncharacterized protein LOC141878945, giving the protein MTVKMASKYLGVGLAVAGVSTFGIALHMRRKRRSELHSFATMARQYVEFFILYLFGARVRKNLETDSIDFGKVQEKTLLGILKNNACTEYGLQYKFDSIQNKEQYVALHPLARYGHYKDYIDKILEGEKNILTAKNPQQIGVTSGTSGKSSLLPTTADVSRMFATRGVFVAMHTMFDAYPGSYQLQKSLKFFYSPKWRYTESGLAIGPTSSTPSNSQRILHLYTTPQAAFDILTEPEALYVYLLFALKDRNLGILEANFAQLVHTGLAALEWQWKSLVDDIEHGRISNDLGIDIDVRRKLESLLEPDKKRADELRNEFEKGFKGIVRRIWPYINLVLTCTTGSSELYADKLKAKYLGDVPIYSPFYAATEGLLGINLWPKEDRAVYMLVPRAMFYEFIPVEESSEEQPTTVFAENTEVGKLYELVVTNLSGLYRYRIGDVVKVTRFHNNCPVMEYHYRQGQILNVRAEKTSERVFYDALTSVLSDYEQRFQLVDYTCTESIMFDGEDKLFGGDVMGAAPFYVVFLELNGGKLGEEEKKELQAKLDDALCKISFVYDSFRRKGSISHLQLFIVKEGSFTELRRHLLRVNPAATNQIKIPRVIKTKETLNVILKQI; this is encoded by the exons ATGACTGTGAAAATGGCAAGTAAATATCTCGGTGTGGGTTTAGCAGTTGCCGGTGTTTCGACGTTTGGAATAGCTCTCCATATGCGTAGAAAAAGGCGTTCAGAATTACACTCGTTTGCCACAATGGCTCGACAATATGTTGAATTCTTCATATTGTACCTCTTTGGAGCGCGAGTTAGGAAAAATTTAGAAACTGACAGCATTGATTTTGGCAAGGTGCAAGAGAAAACATTGCTTGGTATCCTTAAAAATAATGCTTGCACTGAATATGGTCTGCAGTATAAGTTTGATTCGATACAGAACAAGGAACAGTATGTGGCTTTGCATCCTTTGGCAAGATACGGTCACTACAAGGACTACATTG ATAAGATATTGGAAGGAGAGAAGAACATTCTCACAGCAAAGAACCCACAACAGATTGGTGTGACTTCAGGGACATCAGGAAAGAGTTCGCTGCTTCCAACAACAGCAGATGTCAGCAGGATGTTTGCAACCAGGGGAGTGTTTGTTGCAATGCACACCATGTTTGACGCCTATCCAGGG tctTATCAGCTACAGAAAAGCTTAAAGTTCTTTTATTCTCCAAAATGGCGGTACACGGAATCAGGTCTTGCAATTGGTCCAACATCGTCTACACCAAGCAACTCACAACGCATCCTTCATCTGTATACAACACCACAAGCTGCCTTTGATATTCTAACTGAACCAGAAGCATTATATGTTTACTTGCTCTTCGCTTTAAAGGACAGAAATCTTGGTATTTTGGAGGCAAATTTTGCACAGCTTGTTCATACAGGTCTCGCTGCTCTGGAGTGGCAGTGGAAATCATTGGTTGATGATATTGAACATGGAAGAATAAGTAATGATTTAGGGATTGATATTGACGTCAGGAG AAAGCTGGAAAGCCTTCTTGAACCTGATAAGAAACGTGCTGATGAGTTAAGGAATgagtttgaaaaaggtttcaAAGGCATTGTTAGGAGAATATGGCCTTACATCAATTTGGTTCTCACCTGCACAACAG GCTCATCCGAACTGTACGCTGACAAACTGAAGGCCAAATACCTGGGAGATGTACCGATCTATTCACCATTTTACGCAGCCACGGAAGGTTTGTTAGGGATCAACTTGTGGCCTAAGGAAGATCGTGCCGTGTATATGCTGGTTCCCAGAGCAATGTTTTATGAATTCATTCCTGTGGAAGAAAGCAGCGAAGAGCAGCCAACA ACTGTCTTCGCTGAAAACACAGAAGTGGGCAAACTCTACGAATTAGTGGTAACGAATCTTAGCGGCTTGTATCGTTACAGAATCGGGGATGTTGTCAAGGTTACGCGTTTCCATAACAACTGTCCAGTGATGGAATATCACTATCGCCAAGGGCAAATTTTGAACGTGAGGGCTGAGAAGACCTCGGAACGAGTCTTCTACGATGCACTTACGTCCGTTCTCAGTGACTATGAACAGCGGTTTCAGTTAGTGGATTACACATGCACGGAAAGCATCATGTTTGATGGTGAAGACAAGTTGTTTGGAGGTGACGTAATGGGTGCGGCTCCGTTTTATGTTGTATTTTTGGAACTGAATGGCGGAAAACTGGGggaggaagaaaaaaaggaacttCAAGCAAAG CTCGACGATGCATTATGCAAGATCAGCTTTGTCTACGATTCTTTTCGTCGAAAGGGCAGCATATCACACCTTCAGCTGTTCATTGTCAAGGAAGGTTCATTCACAGAACTTAGAAGGCATCTTCTTCGTGTCAACCCAGCGGCGACGAATCAGATTAAAATACCACGTGTTATCAAGACCAAAGAAACGTTGAATGtcattttaaagcaaatttaa